AAAGCTCTTGCTATCTGTGTTGCAGCCAATGCTATTCCGCCGGGAGTATGTATTATAAAATCTATAGGCTTATCTTTTGGAGTCATTCTGATTGCCCTTAAAACAGCCTCTGAATCTTCTATGGTTATCATCCTCATCATAAAAAATCCAAACAACGACCTTGTCTCTTGTCTATGGATTAATGTTATTACCTTAGAGCCGTATTTTTCTTCTATAGCTTTTAATATCCTCTCTCTGCTCCACTGAAGCATCTGGGCTTGAATAACAGGAAATATAAACATGAAGAGGAAAATTAACCAAAATAACTGTCCTATGAAAAAATAACCTGAATCATTCATTGCTTTTTACCTCTAAATTATTAAAAACATTTCTTAACTTTTCTTCAAGTTCATCTTTTGAGCCTACTTCTTTGATTACATTTAATAAATATTTGTTATCCTCTAAGCCACCAATTACTTTTTGATAGTTTCCAGATTTATAACCTTTTTCTTGTCTTATATGATTGAGTATATTTTTGCCGATATAAAGAAGGTATAATTTATCAAAATTAAAGACTTCCGAGACAACCATACCAAAGAAAAATAACACGCCTTTTAAATCTTGCCTTAAGGCTTTTTCTGCTATTCTTTCTATCAAATAGATGTAAATTTTCGTATTTTCTTCTTCTTTATACTTTTGTGCTAAATAATGGTTAATATAATCACCTTCTATATCTTTTAAATCTGAGAAGTCTTTGTTTAAACCTTTGTAAAAATAACTTAAATTCGGGTTTCTCTCCATAAGAACCAATGATAAAACAAAATGAAATATATCAGCAAGTTCAATTTCAAGATTTTCTATATCTGGTTCAATCTTTTTCCACCATTTCCAAGGCAAAGATTCAACAGATTCAGCACATTCAAGCCATATAGCTCTAAAAAAGTCTTCTTTTGTTCTTATATTTTTCCAATTTATATCAATCTTTTTGTTAAGTTCATCTTGCAGTTTTAAACATTCATTTACTTTCTCTTTCAAAATAAAACCTCCTCTAAAAATGTTGTATTTATACTCTAAAGCTATGTCGGAGTAAGAAATTCAATAAAAGTAGGAGATTCTTCGCTTCGCTCAGAATGACAACTTTACTTTCGTAAGGGCGATTCATGAATCGCCCCTACTCTTCCGCTTTTTCACTTTCCTTGTCATCCTGAGGACGTAAGTCCGAAGGATCTCCTTACTTAAATTTATAAAAATACCTAATTCCTTACCCAAAAATACTGTATTTATACTCTAAAAATTCTAAATACTCTTTATCTATTTTACCCATCTCTAACTGTTCTTTCAATGTGTAAAAATGGCTTATATGTTCTTTCAATCTGTTTGTTGCATACTGCTGGGCTGTTTCTGTTGTTATTAAAAATGTCCAATCACTGCTTTGAGCCAGCAGGAGCTGAACCTCTAGCTGCTTTAAGACTCTTTGATTGTTATATTTAGATTTTAAGCTTTCTAAATCTCTTTCCATTTGATGTAAATATCTATAAACCCAGTGATTTTTTGGATTTATCCATACTTCATAGTATCCCTTATCTCCCCACGATGATGGAGATGGTCTAATTACTTGGTTTTCTGGATATATGTTCAGATATTCAGATGGGGTAATTGCTTTAAATTGTTTATGTTTATCAATTTCTTTAAAAAGATTATATAAAAATTCTGGTCCTTCAAACCACCAATGGCCAAACAGTTCTGCATCGTAAGGAGAAACTATTAACGGCAGTCTATCCATAAATTTGCCAAGATGTTCCATTTGTTTTTCTCTTGATATATGAAAATGTCCAGCATGAACCTTTGTCATCTCTTTTGCCTTATCTGGGTCATATGGTTGTTTGTGGGCAAGGTCAACATCTCCGGTTACTCTGTAATATTTTATTCCTGTATAAACTCTAATTCCATCCGGGCTTATATAGTCTTTGATATAATCAAATTCAAGGTCAAAACCTATATCTCTATAAAAGTCTCTGTAGTTAGGGTCTCCTGGGTATCCTTCCTTTGCACTCCATACTTGCTTTGAAGACTCTGGGTCCCTTCCAAATGCTGCCACTTTTGATGGTGTATAAATAGGTGCAAAAACGCCGTATCTTGGAGTTGGCTTTCCAAAAAGCAATCCATGAGAATCTAAAAAGAAATACTCTATTCCATGCTTAGCTAATATACTATCAAGTCCATCGTAATATGCACATTCTGCAAGCCAAATGCCTTTTGGCTTTTTCCCAAAAAATTTTTCGTGAGTTTTGATTGCAAGCTCAATTTGTCTCTCTACAGATTGAATTTCTGGTTGAAGTAAAGGCAAGAACCCATGGGTTGCATTGCAAGTAATTATTTCTATATATCCTTTTTCTTCAAAATATCTATAACCGTTTAAAACATTTTGATTTAAAAATCCGTAAAAAAAATCTTTAATATAAGTAAACAGCTTGTTATAAAAATTTGCCAGCTTGTTAAATGTTTCACTTGCTCTTGTTCTCTTGATTTCTTTTTCTGTAAGGGATAGCATTTTGTCAAGATATTTTTTGTACTTTTCAATCAGCAGCCGGTCTGATAGCATATATGCTAAAGGTGGAGTGATAGAGGTTGTTATTCTAAAATCTACACCTTCTTCTTCAAGCTTCTTAAATCTCATCAAAAGTGGTATGTATGTTTCTGTTATAGCTTCAAAAAGCCAATGTTCTTCAAGAAAGTATTCATATTCTGGGTGTTTTACAAATGGCAAGTGGGAATGTAATACTGGCATCCAGTAGCCTTTCATTAAGTCTTCCCTCCTTGTTTTGTAGGTATGTATAAATTTAGTTTATATTCCTTAAAAGGGAACAATTGGGAATATTCTAACATAACAAGATTTTAAAGGATGGGTATGTAAATTGTATGTTCTGACAAAATTTTAAATCATCTTTTCTTCTTTTACTTGAATGAGAGTTTAATGACGATTCTTTAAAATGTATGGAAGTTTTCGAAAGATAATTAAAAAGAAGAATTTTTAAAATAGGAAATTTTCATTAATGAAAGGGAGGACAAGCCTCCCTTTATATAGTGTGAAATTACTTTTGTTCAGCTGGTTTTTGTTCGCCTGCTGGTGCAGCTGGTTGTTCAGCTGGTGCTGGAGCAGCTTGTTGAGCTGGTTGTTGTTCAGCTGGAGCTGGAGCTGGTGCTGGTGCAGCTTGTTGTTCAGCTGGTGCTGGTGCAGCTTGTTGAGCTGGTTGTTCTTCTTTCTTTTGGCAGCTGAAAAGTAAAGATGCTGATAATACAGCTGCTACTGATCCGAGTACTAATTTTTTCATTTTTAACTACCTCCTATTAAAAAAATTTAGAGAATATTATAACATAAAAAAATTTGTAAAGTCTTAATTTAATTTAAAGTTAAAAACTTAGCTTAACTGACGGATTTAATCAGGAAAAAATTTGAATTTGAATTTGAATTTATACAAACTTTGTGCTTAATATGGTAGAATTAAGAAAAAATAATGCTAAAAAGGAGTTATTCTTGAACAAAAAGATATATAACAATCAAAGAGTTGCTATATTTGTAGACATACAGAATCTATATTATTCAGCAAGGGATACATTTAATAGAAAAGTAAATTTTGAAAGCATCCTTTATAAAACTCTTGGAGACAGGATTTTAGTTAGAGCCTTTGCTTATATAGTGAAACTACAAGGTGTTGACCAAAAAGGATTTATAAACACGCTTAAACATATAGGCTATCAAGTTAGAGAAAAGGAGCCAAAAATATTTAAAAGATTGGATGAAGAAGGTAATCTTTGGACAACAATTAAAGCAGATTGGGACATGGGGAGACTTGTCAATAATTTTGTGTCTGGACTGAAAACTTTTTATTAAACAATTGTAAAATTTCATAAGAAGCTCCTTTAAAAGCAGGTATAGGCTTTTTCCATTTTCCATTCTTTAAATTGTCTCTTTGTATAAGCAGATTTATCTCAAGAATGTCCACAGATTGAAAATATCCACCTAAATTTATTCTTACCTTTTCTATCATGCTATTAACACTTTCAACTGGATTTGTTGTGTATATGTGCTTTCTTAGATTTTCTGGATATTTTAAAAAACATAAGTATCTCTCTTTGTTAGATTGAATATGTTTTATAAAGCTTGGATATTTAGACTTAAATCTACCGCATAAATCATCTAATTTTTCTAATCCATCTTCATAATCTAAGCTGTTTTCTTTTATGTTTTTCAGTTCTTTGTTAAATACTTGTGAATCTTCTTTATCCATCTGATTTCTAACGTTTCTTTGTAAATGGACTAAACATAGCTGATGGTCTGTATAAGGAAATAGTGTTTCTATGGCTTTTGTTATCCCAGGAAAATCATCACTTACTATAAGCATTACCCTTTTTAGTCCTCTATCTATTAAATCATTGAATACTTTTATCCAGTCTGCTTTGTTTTCACTACTGAAAAATGTGTAAAATCCAAATATATCTTTATTTCCTTGTAAATCTATTCCAAGAACTACATAAACAGAAGCTTTCCTAATTTTGTTTTTTTCTTTTATATCACAGTGATATGCATCTATATACAGTACAAATGCATCCGATGGAAGCTCTCTTGTTTTAAAGCCACTCAAGTCTTTCTATAAGCTGTTTTTTGATTGCATCCATATGTTGTTTTGAGTAGTTTAAGCCCAAGCTTTTTAATGTAGAATCTATCTTGCTTTCTGAGTATCCATTGGATACCAAACTCATAAGAAGGTCTATATAATCTTCATTAACTCTTTTATAAGGGTCAGGTAATATTTGTGGTCTAAATTTACCCTTTCTATCTCTTGGGACATTTATGTTAAGCTTGAAAGAACCAGTATTTAGGCTTCTTTCATAATACCCATTTGCTTTGTTATCATCGTCATTTTCAAGGAAGAAATTTCTTTCCTGATTCATAATCAGTTCCACAACAGATTCTAAAAGCTTTCTTATACCTATCTTTTCTTCTTGAGTTGTTATACCGTTTGGGAAAAGTTCTTTTACTAATTCTTCGGTAGATCTGTCTAATATTTTTTCAAAGTATTCTTTCTTATCCATTACTACTCCTCCTTATAATTTTATTTAGACACAACATTATTTTAACTCCCGACATGGGAATAGCAATAGATGCTATAGCTTTATCTGAAAAGATAGATGTAGCCATACTTACGACGGGAGATGGAGATTTTAAAGACCTTGTAAAATACTTACAAACAAAAGGTGTAAAAGTAGAAATTGCAGCATTTAAACAAACAACAGCTAAAGAGTTAATAGAAGTTGCAGACGAATTTATAGATTTGACAACATTTGGCGAAGATATTTTCTTGTAAAAAACTTTATCAGACATAAATTATATAAAGTTAGAAGAAAATAAAATTTAAAATTATTCCGTAATGTTTGTAAAACAAAAATCAGGAGGTAAAAAGTTGGAAGAAAAGAATAATCAAGAAAACATTGAAAACCAAGAACAAAATCAAGAAGAAGTTAGAGAAGAAAAGCCTTTAACAGAGCAAGAGAAAGATGAGCTTATAAAGAAGCTGCAAGAAGAAGTAGAAACATTAAAACAAAAATTACAAAAAACGGAAGAAGCTGCAAAACGTTTAAGCGCTTTATATCAATCTATTCAAAAAGATTTTGAAGATTATAAAATCAGAGCAATAAAAGAAAGAGAGCAAATAAAAGAAGAATCTATAGAAAAGTTTGCAAAAGCTTTTTTAGATGTGGTAGATAATTTTGAA
This is a stretch of genomic DNA from Sulfurihydrogenibium sp. YO3AOP1. It encodes these proteins:
- a CDS encoding dUTP diphosphatase encodes the protein MKEKVNECLKLQDELNKKIDINWKNIRTKEDFFRAIWLECAESVESLPWKWWKKIEPDIENLEIELADIFHFVLSLVLMERNPNLSYFYKGLNKDFSDLKDIEGDYINHYLAQKYKEEENTKIYIYLIERIAEKALRQDLKGVLFFFGMVVSEVFNFDKLYLLYIGKNILNHIRQEKGYKSGNYQKVIGGLEDNKYLLNVIKEVGSKDELEEKLRNVFNNLEVKSNE
- a CDS encoding 1,4-alpha-glucan branching protein domain-containing protein, with protein sequence MKGYWMPVLHSHLPFVKHPEYEYFLEEHWLFEAITETYIPLLMRFKKLEEEGVDFRITTSITPPLAYMLSDRLLIEKYKKYLDKMLSLTEKEIKRTRASETFNKLANFYNKLFTYIKDFFYGFLNQNVLNGYRYFEEKGYIEIITCNATHGFLPLLQPEIQSVERQIELAIKTHEKFFGKKPKGIWLAECAYYDGLDSILAKHGIEYFFLDSHGLLFGKPTPRYGVFAPIYTPSKVAAFGRDPESSKQVWSAKEGYPGDPNYRDFYRDIGFDLEFDYIKDYISPDGIRVYTGIKYYRVTGDVDLAHKQPYDPDKAKEMTKVHAGHFHISREKQMEHLGKFMDRLPLIVSPYDAELFGHWWFEGPEFLYNLFKEIDKHKQFKAITPSEYLNIYPENQVIRPSPSSWGDKGYYEVWINPKNHWVYRYLHQMERDLESLKSKYNNQRVLKQLEVQLLLAQSSDWTFLITTETAQQYATNRLKEHISHFYTLKEQLEMGKIDKEYLEFLEYKYSIFG
- a CDS encoding NYN domain-containing protein, with the translated sequence MNKKIYNNQRVAIFVDIQNLYYSARDTFNRKVNFESILYKTLGDRILVRAFAYIVKLQGVDQKGFINTLKHIGYQVREKEPKIFKRLDEEGNLWTTIKADWDMGRLVNNFVSGLKTFY
- a CDS encoding NYN domain-containing protein → MGIAIDAIALSEKIDVAILTTGDGDFKDLVKYLQTKGVKVEIAAFKQTTAKELIEVADEFIDLTTFGEDIFL
- the grpE gene encoding nucleotide exchange factor GrpE encodes the protein MFVKQKSGGKKLEEKNNQENIENQEQNQEEVREEKPLTEQEKDELIKKLQEEVETLKQKLQKTEEAAKRLSALYQSIQKDFEDYKIRAIKEREQIKEESIEKFAKAFLDVVDNFEKALESFKVSNDINAIMQGIRMTHYQIMNLLQSYGIEKIEAAGEFNPMEHEALETLKTKEYRNNQIVKVLQAGYKYKGKVIRPAKVVVAISEEEEIT